In Flavobacteriaceae bacterium, the following proteins share a genomic window:
- the aroB gene encoding 3-dehydroquinate synthase — translation MKSISTKDYAIHFNSNCYIELNNYLEASNFSKIFILVDTNTHKFCLPNFMSQITSQVDFEIIEIDAGEAHKTIETCTGVWNALSELDADRKSLVINLGGGVITDLGGFVASTFRRGIKYINVPTTLLAMVDASVGGKTGVDLGVLKNQVGVVNFSEMVLIDTEFLNTLPQNEMRSGLAEMLKHGLIKSENYWNELISLKTLTVADLDRLIYESVLIKKDIVEQDPTEIGLRKTLNFGHTLGHAIESYFLDNPNKPSLLHGEAISIGMILAIYISNKLTQFPDDKMEMIKSSILNLYDKISFETQDYNAIIELLKFDKKNSHGNINFVLLEDISVPKLDCTVDNSLILEAFSYYNS, via the coding sequence ATGAAATCTATTTCAACTAAAGATTATGCAATTCACTTTAATTCAAATTGTTATATTGAATTAAACAATTATTTAGAAGCATCAAATTTTTCTAAAATTTTTATTTTAGTTGATACAAACACGCATAAATTTTGCTTACCAAATTTTATGTCGCAAATCACTTCTCAAGTAGATTTTGAAATTATTGAAATTGACGCAGGAGAAGCACACAAAACTATAGAAACCTGTACTGGAGTTTGGAATGCCTTATCTGAGTTAGACGCAGACAGAAAATCGTTAGTTATTAACTTAGGAGGGGGCGTTATTACAGATTTAGGAGGATTTGTAGCTTCTACATTTAGAAGAGGTATTAAGTATATAAATGTGCCCACTACCCTATTAGCTATGGTTGATGCTTCTGTAGGAGGTAAAACTGGAGTAGATTTAGGTGTTCTTAAAAATCAAGTAGGTGTTGTTAATTTTAGCGAAATGGTATTAATAGATACTGAGTTTTTAAATACACTTCCTCAAAATGAAATGCGTTCTGGGTTAGCAGAAATGCTTAAACACGGCTTAATAAAAAGTGAAAATTATTGGAATGAATTGATTAGCTTAAAAACACTAACTGTTGCTGACTTAGATCGTTTAATTTATGAATCTGTTCTTATTAAAAAAGATATCGTAGAACAAGATCCTACCGAAATTGGCTTACGTAAAACTTTAAATTTCGGACATACCCTTGGTCATGCCATAGAATCTTATTTTTTAGATAATCCAAATAAACCTTCCTTGTTACACGGAGAAGCTATCTCCATAGGAATGATCTTAGCTATTTACATTTCGAATAAACTAACTCAGTTTCCAGATGATAAAATGGAAATGATAAAATCATCTATTCTTAATTTATACGATAAGATAAGTTTTGAAACTCAAGATTACAACGCTATTATTGAGCTCTTAAAGTTTGACAAAAAGAACTCTCATGGCAATATTAATTTTGTATTACTAGAAGATAT
- a CDS encoding proline dehydrogenase, whose product MNTRIFENTEIAFRLKSNSELRRAYFLFKMISYQPLVKIGSSITNLALKANLPVKGLIRSTVFDHFCGGINEIDCLPLMAKMYDEGVSCVLDYSVEGKDTEAQFDAALQKTLELIHFGSESDAMSITVFKPTGFGRFYLFEKKSEGLPFTAEEQEEWNKVVNRFNTVCKIAKSKGIQVLIDAEESWIQDAADELVEDMMRIYNQEIPVVFNTIQTYRWDRLEYLKQLHKRSQDEGFKLGAKIVRGAYMEKERDRAEEKGYKSPICIDKEATDKNFDNTLTYILNNLETIALFIGTHNENSCYLAMEIMNTLNIEKNNDSVWFGQLYGMSDHISYNLASEGYNVAKYVPFGPVKDVMPYLIRRAEENTSVAGQTNRELNLIDRERQRRKK is encoded by the coding sequence ATGAATACACGAATTTTTGAAAACACTGAAATTGCTTTTCGATTAAAAAGTAATTCAGAATTAAGAAGAGCTTATTTTTTATTTAAAATGATTTCTTATCAACCATTGGTGAAAATAGGATCTTCAATTACAAACCTTGCACTTAAAGCAAATTTACCCGTTAAAGGTTTAATTCGTTCTACAGTTTTTGATCATTTTTGTGGAGGTATAAATGAAATCGATTGCCTGCCTTTAATGGCAAAAATGTATGATGAAGGCGTTTCTTGCGTATTGGATTATTCTGTAGAAGGAAAAGACACTGAAGCACAGTTTGATGCTGCTTTACAAAAAACTTTAGAGCTTATTCATTTTGGTAGCGAAAGCGATGCAATGTCTATTACTGTATTTAAACCCACAGGGTTTGGCCGTTTTTATTTATTTGAAAAGAAAAGTGAAGGACTTCCTTTTACTGCTGAAGAACAGGAAGAATGGAATAAGGTTGTAAATAGATTTAATACAGTATGTAAAATCGCAAAATCTAAAGGAATACAAGTTTTAATTGATGCTGAAGAAAGCTGGATACAAGATGCTGCTGATGAATTGGTAGAAGATATGATGCGCATTTATAATCAGGAAATACCTGTAGTATTTAACACGATACAAACGTATAGATGGGATCGATTAGAGTATTTAAAGCAATTGCATAAAAGAAGTCAAGATGAAGGGTTTAAATTAGGCGCTAAAATTGTTAGAGGAGCTTATATGGAGAAAGAAAGAGATCGCGCTGAGGAAAAAGGTTATAAATCTCCTATTTGTATCGATAAAGAAGCTACAGATAAAAATTTTGATAATACACTAACTTATATTTTAAATAACCTGGAGACCATAGCATTATTTATAGGAACTCATAACGAAAATAGTTGCTATTTGGCTATGGAAATTATGAACACCTTAAATATTGAAAAAAATAATGATAGTGTTTGGTTTGGACAATTGTATGGCATGAGTGATCATATAAGTTATAATTTAGCTTCAGAAGGTTATAACGTAGCAAAATACGTTCCGTTTGGTCCTGTAAAAGACGTGATGCCTTATTTAATTAGAAGAGCAGAAGAGAATACGTCGGTAGCTGGGCAAACCAATAGAGAGCTTAACTTAATAGATAGAGAACGACAACGTAGAAAAAAATAA
- a CDS encoding DUF4258 domain-containing protein translates to MKLIQRVGYYLGGFSIGLVILAFFLSGKKTSCSYGPDARVLKNISTKRLAYSNASSEIIKNNLDSLAIPYVLKHGDVNFSKSNTKLDFCKIYVIEDNYNGQDIALTIENCEHKATIKTIEIN, encoded by the coding sequence ATGAAACTCATTCAACGTGTTGGGTATTATCTGGGAGGATTTTCTATAGGTTTAGTAATTTTAGCGTTTTTTTTAAGCGGTAAAAAAACATCTTGTAGCTACGGGCCAGATGCTCGTGTTTTAAAAAATATAAGTACTAAGCGATTGGCATATTCAAATGCTAGCTCAGAGATTATTAAAAACAATTTAGATTCTTTAGCAATACCTTATGTTTTAAAACACGGTGATGTAAACTTCTCAAAAAGCAATACAAAACTAGATTTTTGTAAAATTTATGTAATTGAAGATAATTACAACGGACAAGATATTGCCTTAACTATAGAAAACTGCGAACATAAAGCAACCATTAAAACTATAGAAATAAATTAA